The nucleotide sequence TCGCTCGGCTGGCACGCCGCCTTGAGCGCATCATTGACCCTGGCACTGGTATCCTGAAGCACTTGCAGAGCGGCACGCTGGGTCTCACTGGGATGGAGCCGCGCGTCGATCTCCGCGCCTGGCCAATCGAGCCCGACAGGCGCACCGCAATTCTGCACCAGCGACGCATCGGCGTTGCTGGAAGCGACTGCGCGGCGCTGGTCCTCGGCCAACGCATTGAAACGGGCCTTTTGCTCGTCGGTGAGCGAACCATAGAATTTGTCGAGCGCGGGTTGCACCAGCTCGACGGCCTTCACCATCGCATCGACACGCTGCTGCATCGCCGCCAAACGACCGGGCGCCGTGGCCGCGACTTGCGTTGGGCATGACACGCGGATGATTGCTGCCGCCTGGATCGAGGCATTGCCGAGGTCGTCGAGATTCGCGCCCTGTGCATCCGTCGGCTGCACCGCCGCTGCGATCTGATCGATCGGCAGGCCGGTGATCTCGCGACGGTCGCTGCCGCAAAGCTGATCGAGCGGAATGCTCCTGGCCCGTCGCCGTCCGGAGGGACGTTGCGGCAGGTAGGTCGCAAGACCGTCATAGCCATAGGGGCCGAAGATGCCGGCATAGATGTCCGGATAGCCGTAGCCCCAGAAGCCCAGACCGTCGCCCCAGATGGTGTAGTCGTAGAGATCGTTGTAGGCGAAGGGCCAGAACAGCGGTCCGACCCAGCCATAGAAGCCGCCGGGGTGCTGCCACCATCCGTTGCCCGCACCGTGCCAGCCGACCAGCGCGGCCGCGGCCGCAATCTGGGCTCGCGCCGCCGGATTGCCGATCAGGCGGCCGTTCCGAAATGCGCCGGCGTGCAGCTTCAGCGCGCGAAGGTTGGCGGGACGCACGGCGGCACCGCGGATCTGGCCGAAATTCGGACCGCCATGCCGCGCGACGGCTCCGAACCTTCCCCCGCCGTGATGCCAGCCGCCGACATGCGCATGGCCGAAGCCATGACCGCCGAAGTGCCCGCCACCATGATGACCACCGCCATGACCACCGCCGTGACCGCCGCCATGACCACCACCGTGACCACCGCCATGGCCGCCTTTTGCCACTGCCGCGCCTGCCAGCATGCAAGCCAGTGCCACCGCAGCAATTCCAACGACTGGTCGCAACATCTTACGCTCCCGCAGATCCGCACCAGTGAGGCACCGGAACGTGTCGGGATTTGGAACCGGCCGGCCGATCGAAGGTTCCCGTGCCGGCCGCGTCGCGCGGCCGATCGCAGCGCAACAGGCCGGTGCTAGGCCTCCGGCACGATCTTGCCGGGGTTGAAGATATTCTGCGGATCGAGCGCCTTCTTCAGCGCCCGCATCGCATCCAGCGCCTCCGGACCAAGTTCGGCCTTGAGGTACTTCTGCTTGCCTTGGCCGATGCCGTGCTCGCCGGTGCAGGTGCCGTCCATCGCCTGCGCGCGCTCGACCAGGCGATGCATGAACTCCTCGCCGCGCGCCATCTCGTCGGGATCGTTGACGTCGCAGACCAGCGAGCAATGGAAATTGCCGTCACCGACATGGCCGACGATGGGCGATAGGAGGTTAAGCCGCTTGAGGTCGTCCTCGGTCTCGCTGACGCAGTCGGCAAGGCGCGAGATCGGCACGCAGACGTCGGTCGCGACCACGCCGACGCTATCGCCCGTCCGCAGCGCCTTCACTGACCAGTAGGCATCGTGCCGCGCCTGCCACAGCTTGGTGCGATCCTCGGGCTTGGTGGTCCAGGAGAAGTCGCCGCCGCCGCATTCCTTCGCGATCTCGCCGAAGGCCTTGGACTGCTCGGCGACCTCGATCTCGCTGCCATGGAATTCCATGAGCAGCAGCGGCGTCTCCGGCAGCGTCAGCTTCGAATAGGCGTTGCAGGCCTTCACCTGCGCCGCATTGAGAAGCTCGATGCGGGCCACGGGAATGCCGGTCTGGATCGCCAGGATCACCGCCTGGCAGGCGCCATGCACGGTTTCGAACGAGACCGCGCCGGCCGCGATCATCTCGGGAATGCCGCGCAGGCGGATGGTCAACTCCGAGATGATGCCGAGCGTGCCTTCGGCACCGACGAAGAGATGCGTCAGGTCATAGCCGGCCGAGGACTTCTTCGCGCGCGTGCCGGTCGTGATGATCTCGCCATCGCCGCGCACGACTTTCAGCGCCAGCACGCTTTCGCGCATGGTGCCGTAGCGCACCGCATTGGTGCCGGAAGCGCGCGTCGAGGCCATGCCGCCGAGGGAGGCATCGGCGCCGGGATCGATCGGGAAGAACAGGCCCTGATCGCGCAGATGCTCGTTGAGCGCCTTGCGGGTGACGCCGGGCTGGATCACGCAATCGAGGTCCTCGGCATGCACCGCGAGCACCTTGTTCATGTCGCGCAGGTCGACGCAGATGCCGCCCGCCGGCGCATTGACCTGGCCTTCGAGCGAGGTGCCGGTGCCGAAGGCGATGACCGGCACGCGATTTTTGGCGCAGATCCGCACCACGTCCTGGATGTCGGCGGTCTCCTGCGCCATCACGACGCCGTCCGGCGGCTGGTTGGCGATCCATGTCGTGGTGTGGCCGTGCTGCTCGCGTACGGCTTGCGAGGTGACGAGCCGGTTGCCGAAGCGTGCGGCAAGCTGCTCAAGCGCGCTCGCAAGGGCTTTCGGCTCCGGCCGCGGCGGATTATTGGTGATGGTCGTACCCACGGACATTCCTCCCGACAGAAGAAACCGTGGCAAAGGACATATGACCGGTCAAGTCAAGGGACCGGACGCATGGCAGGAAGAAATTGGAAGGAAACATGCCGGAGAGTGCCGCCGCAGCGCCGAACGCCGAACCGTTCCGCGCCTCGATCATGCAGATCGAGCCGCAATGGATCGACTATAACGGCCATCTTAACATGGCCTATTACAACGTGATGTTCGACCGGGCGATCGACCAGATGTGGCTGAAGCTCGGGATCGGGCCGACCTACACGAAGGAGCGCAACGGCTCGACCTTCACCGCCGAATGCCATGTGAGGTACTTGCGCGAGATCCATCTCGGCGATCCCGTGCAGGTTTCGGTCTGGCTCTTGGAAGCCGACGACAAGCGGCTGCACACATTCGAGGAGCTCCGGCACGCGACCGAGGGCTGGCTGTCGGCGACCTCCGAGAACATGTCGCTCCACATCGACATGGGCTCGCGAAAAGTAGCACCATTCCCGCCTGACATCCGTGAGCGCATCGAAGCCGTCGTCAGGGCCCACAGCGCCATAGAGCGCCCCGAGGGCATCGGCCGGAACGTGGCGATGCCCTCGAAGCGGTGAGTGAGCCGGCCCGCTGCATCTCCTCATCCTGAGGAGCCTGCGAAGCGGGCGTCTCGAAGGATGTGGGCCACAGGCGGGGGCCTCACGGTTCGAGACGCGCTTCGCGCTCCTCACCATGAGGGGCCCGTGGCGCTAGACCCTGGTGCGGCCGCGGGCCAATCCGACGACGGCCGAGACCAGGAACAGCACGACCGCGATGAAGAAGATGACCTTGGCGATCTCGATCGAGGCGCCAGCGATTCCGCCGAAGCCCAGAATACCGGCGATCAGCGCGATAATCAGAAACGTCACAACCCAGCCAAGCATGGTCCAAACCTCTGTCTGTCTGCAATCGACGCGGCTGACCACCGCGCCTTACCTGTCCAGACAATCTCGACCGCGAAATGATGGTTCCGGCCCACCCAGGGTCGAAATTCGAAGCCCCCGCAGGAACAAATCTCGCTCCTGCGTACGTGGAAAACCTCTCCCCACCGCCCCATATAGGCGGTAATCCCTGTTATGAAGGCTCCCTTCCGTCACCCCGCGGTGCCATCGTGGGGCCAATGATTCGCATGACCGAGCCGAGCAAGATCACGTCCCACAGCGTTCCCGACCACCAGCCCGCGGCCGGCGGCATTGCCGCACGCGCGCGGGCTTCGGTGGGGCCAAAGTACCTCTCAGGTCTCAATCCCGAGCAGCGCGAGGCGGTGGAGACGCTGGACGGCCCGGTGCTGGTGCTGGCCGGCGCGGGCACCGGCAAGACACGGGTTCTGACCACGCGTATCGCCCACATCCTGAGCCAGGGCCGCGCGCGCCCGGGCGAGATCCTGTCGGTGACCTTCACCAACAAGGCCGCCCGCGAGATGAAGCACCGGCTCGGCCAGATGCTCGGCCATGCCGTCGAAGGCATGCCGTGGCTCGGCACCTTCCATTCGATCGGCGGCCGCATCCTGCGCACCCACGCCGAGCTGGCGCAGCTCAAGTCGAACTTCACCGTGCTCGACGTCGACGACCAGGTGCGGCTCTTGAAGCAGCTCCTGCAAGCCGAGAACATCGACGACAAGCGCTGGCCGGCGCGCATGCTGGCCGGCCTGATCGACGGCTGGAAGAACCGCGGCCTGATGCCGTCGCAGGTGCCGAGCGGCGAAGCCGCGATGTTCGCCAACGGCAAGGGCGGCAAGCTCTATGCGAGCTACCAGGAGCGGCTGAAGATTTTGAACGCGGCCGATTTCGGCGATCTTCTGCTGGAGAACATCCGCATCTTCCGCGAGCACCCGGATATCCTCCGCCAGTACCAGCAGCGCTTCAAATTCATCCTGGTCGACGAATATCAGGACACCAACGTCGCGCAGTATCTGTGGCTGCGGCTATTGTCGCAGGCGTCTTCATCTTTCACCTCTCCCCGCTTGCGGGGTGAGGTCGATTTGCGAAGCAAATCGGGTGAGGGGGACTCTCCGCAGACTGAGCTCTTGGAGACTCCCCCTCACCCCAACCCTCTCCCCGCAAGCGGGGAGAGGGAGAAGCCCCCCACCAAAAACATCTGCTGCGTCGGCGACGACGACCAATCGATCTATGGCTGGCGCGGCGCCGAGGTCGACAACATCTTGCGCTTCGAGCACGACTTTCCCGGCGCCAAGGTCATCCGCCTCGAGCGCAACTACCGCTCGACCGGCCACATCCTCGCCGCCGCCTCGCATCTGATCGCACACAATGAGGGCCGGCTCGGCAAGACGCTGCGCACCGAGGATCAGGACGGCGAGAAGGTCACGGTCACGGGCTCGTGGGATTCGGAAGAGGAAGCGCGCGGCATCGGCGAGGAGATCGAGCAGCTCCAGCGCATCGGCGAGAGGCTTAACGAGATCGCGATCCTCGTGCGCGCCTCCTACCAGATGCGCGAGTTCGAAGACCGCTTCGTCACGCTCGGCCTGCCCTATCGTGTGATCGGCGGCCCGCGCTTCTACGAGCGGGCCGAAATCCGTGACGCGCTGGCTTATTTGCGCGTGATCAACTCGCCCGCCGACGACCTCGCCTTCGAGCGCATCGTCAACACGCCCAAGCGCGGGCTCGGCGATGCCACGGTGCAGATGCTGCACGATCATGCCCGCAAGCGCCGCATTCCGCTGTTCGAGGCGGCGCGCGCCGTGGTCGAGACCGACGAGCTGAAGCCGAAGGCGCGTGGCTCCCTGCGCGACCTCGTCACCCAGTTCGACCGCTGGCGCGCCCAGCGCGAGGTCACCGCGCACACCGATCTCGCCCAGATCGTGCTCGACGAGAGCGGTTACACCGAGATGTGGCAGAAGGACCGCTCGGCGGACGCCGCGGGCCGGCTGGAGAACCTGAAAGAGCTGGTGCGCTCGATGGAGGAGTTCGAGAACCTGCAAGGGTTCCTCGAGCACATCGCGCTGGTGATGGACCGCGACGGCGAGGCCGAGGAGGACGCGGTATCGCTGATGACGCTGCATTCGGCCAAGGGGCTCGAATTCGACAACGTGTTCCTGCCCGGCTGGGAGGAAGGCCTGTTCCCGAGCCAGCGCACGCTGGACGAGCAGGGCCGCGCGGGCCTCGAGGAAGAGCGCCGCCTCGGCCATGTCGGCCTGACCCGCGCAAGGCGTCGTGCAAAGATCTATTTTGCGACCAACCGCCGGATCCATGGCACCTGGTCGACCACGATCCCGTCGCGCTTCCTCGACGAATTGCCGGCAGCAAACGTCGAGATCACGGAATCCAAGGGCGGTTCGGCCTGGGGCGGCACCGGCGGCTATGGCGCCTCGCGCTTCGACGACATGGAGGCGTTCGGCTCCAGCTACTCGACGCCGGGCTGGCAGCGCGCCCAGGCCAACCGCAACCGGGGCCAGGGCGGCCGAGGCGGCGGCGGGCGCGGCGGCTTCGAGGAAGAGACCTCGTCGTTTTCGTCCTCGCCCGACTTCGGCAGCTTCTCCTCCCGCCGCCGCGGACCCCTGACGATCGAGGGCGAACTGGTCGCCAAATCCACCGGCACGACCTCGGAATTCTCGCTCTCCGACCGCGTCTTCCACCAGAAATTCGGCTACGGCCACGTCACCAAGATCGACGGCAACAAGCTCACCATCGCCTTCGACAAGGCCGGCGAGAAGAAGGTCGTCGACAGCTTTGTGCAGCGGGCGTGATGTGCCTTGTACGCTAAGTATATGTTTCTTCGGATTGAACGATCAGCCCTTTCGCGATCGCGCCGTTCAGCAGCGAAGAAATACCGCCAGCATCTTGCGCCGCGAAGATGAGTAGCCGTTGCTCTGCCCTACTGATACCCAAATAGAGTTCCGAAAGTATTCTACGCACCATATATCCTGCGTTGGGAGCGTCAGGCACAAGGTCCTTGTTCGCGTCGACTAAGACTACCGTATCAAACTGCAACCCGGCCACGTACTCGGGTGTGCTCAAAAGAATCTTCCGGCCTGAGTATCGGACGCGCTCTGTATCGTCCCTTGATGCAATTACAAAAACATCCGCCTCGTATTGGCTCGCGGCCGCTTTATAGGGCGCATTGATTCGAGCGACTCGGCGCGCTAACGCCGCTCCCCATCGAAGCTCCTCCGGCTTAATGGCAACATCCTCGATCTTGCATTGAGTAATGTGCCTGAGCATGATGAAAAGACCGTAGCTCTCAAAGCCCTCTACACCTGAGCTGAAGAACACATCCCCTGGCAGACTCGATACTTTGCTCTGAATATCACGCGCTAGATCCGCGAAATCAGCAGCGGGAGCTTTTCCGCGATGTACGGCGTGGCACCTGTTTAACAACGGGAGGTCTGGGGTCTCTGCTTGTAAGAGTTGGTCAATAGAGAGGAAGTCCTCTATTGTGGAACAAAAGTCGCGAAGCTGCCCAGGATCAGTCAGGCCGATCTCTTGAGCCAACTGCCCGGGGGCGGTCCGCTTAATCCAAGCCAGGCCGGCCTCCTCCGATATTGGTTTTCGGCTCGGATTGAAGCGCAGAATAGTCTTGTTCAAACGATCGACGGCCTTGATACGGAGCCTATCTAGCAGTGGCACAAACCTTTCAGGTCGCCAGAAAGACCAAACGTAGTCCTCAAAAGTGAGGGCCGGCAGGTAGGAAAGCAGTCCCTTGGTCTTGTTTTGCGCTAGATCGCAGTCTGCGGTAATTACAACGCCAAACGTTCGCCAAGGTCGCTGGTAGGCGCGATCCACCCAAACAAAAACATCCCCCTGTCGAAGGGGCGCATCATCTTGAGCCAAAGAGCAATCAAATTCCATAGTCTGTAAATACCGATTACCCCGCTCGTGTTAGTAGACGGGTCAACTAGAATTCCGCTTTAGTTGATTCGATTGAACTGAAACAGGTCTTGGCCGGTCAAGTAGCCTTAGGTCTAGGAGTAGGATTGCGGCGACTATGGCGCACTACATTGCCATCATTGAGGATGCCGGCCCGGACCATCCCGTTGGCGTATGGTTTCCGGACCTGCCCGGCTGCATTTCCGGCGGCGACGACATCGACGAGGCCTTGCACAATGCGCCTGAAGCGCTCGAGCTCTACGCACGGGATCTGATTGAGGATGGCCACCAGCTTCCCCCGCCTAGAACGCTGACCGAGCTCAAGGCCGATCCGGAGGTTGCCGACGACCTCAGGAACTACATGGTCGCTCTGATCGAATTGCCGGCCCGTGCTCAAGCTGCGGAGTGAGGACTGTTCGCCGCACCGTCGGGCTGTCGACAGTTCTGACCCGATCAGCCCTTGACCATCGCGAACTTCCCCGTATCAGATGCTAACCATGGTCCGGGGCTCCATCACACTCATCGTGCTGGCATTAGGGATGCCGTCGCTTGCCGCGGCGGAGACCATGAGCTTTGGCGATTCGATCGGGATGCTGGCCAAGAGCTGCGGCGCGGAAATCGTCGCCAATTGCCGCGGCGTCAATCCGGACTCGACCCGCCTGAAGGAGTGCCTGTCGCGCAACCGCGACGTGCTGTCGCCGCAGTGCCAGAGCGACTACCTCAAAGCCTTCGATGCCATCCAGAAGCGTGTCGCCGCGCGCGTCACGGTGGCAAACGCCTGCCAGCGCGAGATCGTCAAGGTCTGCGGCGGCTCGACCAAGGAGACCAGCAAGTCCATCCCCTGCCTGGTCTCGACGCCCAAGGGCATCAGCAACAACTGCCTGAAGGCCGTGGACGACGCGGGGTACCGGTGATGCGCGCGAACAGGTTGTGCAACACCGGAATTGGCATCGCGCTCGGCCTGGCCTTGCTCGCAGGTGCCGCCGGCGCGCAGACGGCGCCGACGCGCGACGATATCGTCGGCAAGCTCAACCATTTCGAAGAGGCCGCGGATGTCGATATTCCTGCGCTGAAGCAGCAGGTGATGGAGCGCGCGAAGACGCGCATCAAGAACGATCCGGGTCCCGTGAACCGGCCACTGATCGCGCCCGACCTCGCGAAGCAGCCTGCCTTCAACGCGCAGATCCAGTTCGACGCCGACACGCCGATCATCCAGCCGGAGTCCTACCAGACCGTCGGCCGCATCGCGGACGCGCTGGTTCACGCGTCGCTGCTGCCCTACACGTTCCTGATCGTCGGCCACGTCGAATCCAATCAGAAGACACGGGAAGCGAATGCGATCCTCAGCCAACGCCGCGCCGATGCGATCCGTGACGTCTTGGTGAACACGTTCAAGATCTCGACCAAACGGCTGCAGCCGATCGGGCTCGGCGAGGAGCAGTTTCTCGACCGCGCAAGGCCGACTTCGGCGGTCAACGGGCAATTGCAGATTCTCACCTTCGCCAAGCTGCCTGAGAACGAGCCGGCACGGCCCGCGGCCGCCGCGGCGACGCCTGCGACGAAAAAGCCGGCCAAGAAACACCACTAGAGCGCGTCCCGCTGCCTCACGGAACCCCTTGAAGTCCGGACCGTTTTGAAGCCTGTCCCAAGGCGCGACAGCGCGGTTTTGCGCGACAAAAGCGCCGGTTTGTGCACTGCCCGGTCAGGTGGTATAGGCTCATTTCGTCCTTCCCCGCCCTTATGCGCATGAGACCGAGATGGCTGGCTATTTTCAACGCCAACTGGCCGATTACGTCGAATATCACCGCGATCCCTGGAACTGCGCGATGCACGTGGTCGGCATCCTCCTGCTGTTCACCGGCGCGGTGCTGCCGCTGACGCTCGTGCAGATTCCCGTGTTCGGCGTCGAGGTGAGCCTGGCGGTGATCCTGGCCCTGCCGGTGCTGGTATACTGGCTGATGCTCGATGCCGGGATCGGGCTCGGCATTCTCGCCGCCGCGGTGGTGCTGCTTTCGGTCGCAACCACGATCGGCAATCAGGTCTCAACCGTCATGATGTGGTCGATTTTTGCCGTGCTGATCGTGCTCGGCGTCGGCGCGCAGATCGTCGGCCACAAGGTTTTTGAAGAGCGAAAGCCGTCGATGGCCGATCATCCGACTCATTTCCTGCTTGGACCTATGTTCGTCATGGCAAAATTGTTTATTGCATTGGGCTTTCGTCGCGACCTTGCCGCGATTCTCGCGCCTCTTTCGACCAATTCACTTTCAACCCGATAGCTTCCAGAAGCGGAACAGCAAACCTTCTTCATGGCTCTCGTACTGGTTACCGGTGGCAGCGGTTTCATCGGACAACATCTCGTAGAGGCGCTCCGCGGCCGCGGCCAGCGGGTACGCGTGCTCGATCTCCGGCCGCCGGCCACGGCAAGCTCTGACGTCGACTACGCCCACGGCTCGGTGCTGGATGGCGCCGCGGTCGATGCCGCACTCACGGGTGTCGATCAGGTCTATCATCTGGCCGGCCTGCCCGGGATGTGGGTCGCGAACAAGCAGGACTTCCACGACGTCAATTGCCGCGGCACCGAAGTGGTGCTGGCGGCCGCGCGGAAGCGCGGCGTCTCCCGCTTCCTGCACTGCTCGACCGAATCGATCCTGTTTCCCTATTCGAACCTCAACGGCGTTGCCGCCGAAGAGGCGCTGCAGCCGGCCGATGCAATGCCCGGCGCCTATACACGGTCAAAGTCGCTCGC is from Bradyrhizobium sp. ISRA430 and encodes:
- a CDS encoding UvrD-helicase domain-containing protein; the encoded protein is MIRMTEPSKITSHSVPDHQPAAGGIAARARASVGPKYLSGLNPEQREAVETLDGPVLVLAGAGTGKTRVLTTRIAHILSQGRARPGEILSVTFTNKAAREMKHRLGQMLGHAVEGMPWLGTFHSIGGRILRTHAELAQLKSNFTVLDVDDQVRLLKQLLQAENIDDKRWPARMLAGLIDGWKNRGLMPSQVPSGEAAMFANGKGGKLYASYQERLKILNAADFGDLLLENIRIFREHPDILRQYQQRFKFILVDEYQDTNVAQYLWLRLLSQASSSFTSPRLRGEVDLRSKSGEGDSPQTELLETPPHPNPLPASGEREKPPTKNICCVGDDDQSIYGWRGAEVDNILRFEHDFPGAKVIRLERNYRSTGHILAAASHLIAHNEGRLGKTLRTEDQDGEKVTVTGSWDSEEEARGIGEEIEQLQRIGERLNEIAILVRASYQMREFEDRFVTLGLPYRVIGGPRFYERAEIRDALAYLRVINSPADDLAFERIVNTPKRGLGDATVQMLHDHARKRRIPLFEAARAVVETDELKPKARGSLRDLVTQFDRWRAQREVTAHTDLAQIVLDESGYTEMWQKDRSADAAGRLENLKELVRSMEEFENLQGFLEHIALVMDRDGEAEEDAVSLMTLHSAKGLEFDNVFLPGWEEGLFPSQRTLDEQGRAGLEEERRLGHVGLTRARRRAKIYFATNRRIHGTWSTTIPSRFLDELPAANVEITESKGGSAWGGTGGYGASRFDDMEAFGSSYSTPGWQRAQANRNRGQGGRGGGGRGGFEEETSSFSSSPDFGSFSSRRRGPLTIEGELVAKSTGTTSEFSLSDRVFHQKFGYGHVTKIDGNKLTIAFDKAGEKKVVDSFVQRA
- a CDS encoding DUF1328 domain-containing protein — encoded protein: MLGWVVTFLIIALIAGILGFGGIAGASIEIAKVIFFIAVVLFLVSAVVGLARGRTRV
- a CDS encoding type II toxin-antitoxin system HicB family antitoxin; translated protein: MAHYIAIIEDAGPDHPVGVWFPDLPGCISGGDDIDEALHNAPEALELYARDLIEDGHQLPPPRTLTELKADPEVADDLRNYMVALIELPARAQAAE
- a CDS encoding thioesterase family protein, which produces MPESAAAAPNAEPFRASIMQIEPQWIDYNGHLNMAYYNVMFDRAIDQMWLKLGIGPTYTKERNGSTFTAECHVRYLREIHLGDPVQVSVWLLEADDKRLHTFEELRHATEGWLSATSENMSLHIDMGSRKVAPFPPDIRERIEAVVRAHSAIERPEGIGRNVAMPSKR
- a CDS encoding Mpo1-like protein, coding for MAGYFQRQLADYVEYHRDPWNCAMHVVGILLLFTGAVLPLTLVQIPVFGVEVSLAVILALPVLVYWLMLDAGIGLGILAAAVVLLSVATTIGNQVSTVMMWSIFAVLIVLGVGAQIVGHKVFEERKPSMADHPTHFLLGPMFVMAKLFIALGFRRDLAAILAPLSTNSLSTR
- a CDS encoding FAD-linked oxidase C-terminal domain-containing protein, translated to MGTTITNNPPRPEPKALASALEQLAARFGNRLVTSQAVREQHGHTTTWIANQPPDGVVMAQETADIQDVVRICAKNRVPVIAFGTGTSLEGQVNAPAGGICVDLRDMNKVLAVHAEDLDCVIQPGVTRKALNEHLRDQGLFFPIDPGADASLGGMASTRASGTNAVRYGTMRESVLALKVVRGDGEIITTGTRAKKSSAGYDLTHLFVGAEGTLGIISELTIRLRGIPEMIAAGAVSFETVHGACQAVILAIQTGIPVARIELLNAAQVKACNAYSKLTLPETPLLLMEFHGSEIEVAEQSKAFGEIAKECGGGDFSWTTKPEDRTKLWQARHDAYWSVKALRTGDSVGVVATDVCVPISRLADCVSETEDDLKRLNLLSPIVGHVGDGNFHCSLVCDVNDPDEMARGEEFMHRLVERAQAMDGTCTGEHGIGQGKQKYLKAELGPEALDAMRALKKALDPQNIFNPGKIVPEA
- a CDS encoding OmpA family protein: MRANRLCNTGIGIALGLALLAGAAGAQTAPTRDDIVGKLNHFEEAADVDIPALKQQVMERAKTRIKNDPGPVNRPLIAPDLAKQPAFNAQIQFDADTPIIQPESYQTVGRIADALVHASLLPYTFLIVGHVESNQKTREANAILSQRRADAIRDVLVNTFKISTKRLQPIGLGEEQFLDRARPTSAVNGQLQILTFAKLPENEPARPAAAAATPATKKPAKKHH
- a CDS encoding Spy/CpxP family protein refolding chaperone, giving the protein MLRPVVGIAAVALACMLAGAAVAKGGHGGGHGGGHGGGHGGGHGGGHHGGGHFGGHGFGHAHVGGWHHGGGRFGAVARHGGPNFGQIRGAAVRPANLRALKLHAGAFRNGRLIGNPAARAQIAAAAALVGWHGAGNGWWQHPGGFYGWVGPLFWPFAYNDLYDYTIWGDGLGFWGYGYPDIYAGIFGPYGYDGLATYLPQRPSGRRRARSIPLDQLCGSDRREITGLPIDQIAAAVQPTDAQGANLDDLGNASIQAAAIIRVSCPTQVAATAPGRLAAMQQRVDAMVKAVELVQPALDKFYGSLTDEQKARFNALAEDQRRAVASSNADASLVQNCGAPVGLDWPGAEIDARLHPSETQRAALQVLQDTSARVNDALKAACQPSDVMTPPARMAAVHKRLDLMLDGVKSVRAALEDFYATLNDEQKAQFEAIGPRRTS